The following proteins are co-located in the Leptospira weilii genome:
- a CDS encoding PilZ domain-containing protein, whose translation MFGNPDEQPRSRRYYPGIYADYIIQIEFGLITLHAELVNISETGICIILNGEDLDVTEPVYGSVIEKESGKRLEFEGDIVWAGPEVIDHKTRFAYGLRFRVPMVLTESLVLINLSLQDP comes from the coding sequence ATGTTTGGCAATCCGGACGAACAACCGAGAAGTCGTAGATACTATCCGGGTATTTATGCCGATTATATCATACAAATCGAATTCGGTTTAATTACACTTCATGCGGAACTCGTTAACATTTCCGAGACTGGAATTTGTATCATCTTAAACGGAGAGGATTTGGACGTTACGGAGCCGGTTTACGGTTCCGTAATAGAAAAGGAATCGGGAAAACGTCTTGAATTCGAGGGTGATATCGTATGGGCTGGTCCGGAAGTGATCGATCATAAGACAAGATTTGCCTATGGGCTCAGATTTCGTGTGCCTATGGTTTTGACGGAATCTTTGGTTTTGATCAATCTTTCTTTGCAAGATCCCTAA
- a CDS encoding LA_0442/LA_0875 N-terminal domain-containing protein: MKSKLYFLFLFYLFFFFGLSLNAADIVRLKNGLIHRGKVLLEDEEKILLAEHDDYIRYINKENVLGVTYEKPRDKNKSMFFSSDKISKPESARTNPYAGIAAPIEREPPHANSQGNETTIDITHEIVSDFIWRGLSFSGEMANRRRNDSYASTTFVPSYQPTININTPLKGFMIQFWGNFQLTERNDRNSDGRLQLFPGGPGPSYPGQGNPFIAPNPDLLNQSCVYDTQNNLLSGNYATGPTCGGLVPKPYKEQNGMKRADGLFYAFYYTFEKSSWGKFTVGTWFYNTFHKNSAYVSAPLGGYNSLAAQGVSSSNNTSNQVTRLAWQEYYIFWQLPEFSFLPFISYLTPTISFYTQISAENASLAAGKNYLSIYLSHEYFKEDFFRIAPAVNIGYEMSNNIVDNRYGIQDITSSLTFYFGKFFIKGNHVYRPNLYMYDTDNYYGATGGYVNRNMKDGLIVDPSKVNGPLNQFLLDQIASSPLIPDAGDGSLRQMIRESYLLQKIPAHLFWFSIGFSHNF; encoded by the coding sequence ATGAAATCTAAACTTTACTTTCTATTTTTGTTCTATTTATTTTTTTTCTTTGGGCTTTCTTTAAACGCTGCCGATATCGTCCGTTTAAAAAACGGTTTGATACATCGAGGCAAAGTGCTTTTGGAGGACGAAGAGAAAATTCTTCTTGCGGAGCACGACGATTACATTCGTTACATCAACAAAGAAAATGTGCTCGGCGTCACATACGAAAAACCGCGGGACAAAAACAAAAGCATGTTCTTCTCTTCCGACAAAATCTCGAAACCAGAATCCGCCCGCACAAATCCGTACGCGGGAATCGCGGCTCCGATCGAAAGAGAGCCTCCCCATGCGAACTCTCAAGGAAACGAAACGACCATCGACATTACCCACGAGATCGTATCGGACTTTATCTGGAGAGGACTCAGTTTTTCGGGAGAGATGGCCAATCGTCGTAGGAACGACAGTTACGCTTCCACTACTTTTGTTCCTTCCTATCAACCCACGATCAATATCAACACCCCATTAAAGGGATTTATGATTCAATTTTGGGGCAATTTTCAGCTAACGGAAAGAAACGATCGAAACAGCGACGGACGATTGCAATTGTTTCCGGGAGGTCCGGGGCCCTCTTATCCGGGACAAGGAAATCCGTTTATCGCTCCGAATCCGGATCTTCTCAATCAAAGTTGTGTGTATGATACCCAAAATAACTTATTGAGCGGGAACTACGCAACCGGGCCAACTTGCGGCGGACTCGTTCCGAAACCCTACAAAGAACAGAACGGAATGAAACGAGCGGACGGTTTATTTTACGCGTTTTATTATACTTTCGAAAAAAGCAGTTGGGGAAAGTTTACAGTCGGAACTTGGTTTTATAATACGTTTCACAAAAACTCCGCGTATGTTTCAGCTCCATTAGGAGGTTATAATTCCCTTGCCGCTCAAGGGGTGTCGAGTTCGAATAACACTTCGAATCAAGTGACAAGACTCGCTTGGCAGGAATACTATATCTTTTGGCAGCTTCCGGAATTCTCATTTCTTCCGTTTATCTCTTATCTAACCCCTACGATTTCCTTTTACACGCAAATCAGCGCGGAGAACGCGAGCTTGGCGGCTGGAAAAAATTACCTTTCTATTTATTTAAGCCACGAGTATTTCAAAGAGGACTTTTTTAGAATCGCCCCGGCAGTCAATATCGGGTACGAAATGTCCAACAATATCGTGGATAACCGATACGGAATCCAAGACATCACAAGTAGTTTAACTTTCTATTTCGGAAAATTTTTCATCAAAGGGAACCACGTATACAGACCTAATCTGTATATGTATGACACGGACAATTACTACGGGGCGACGGGAGGATACGTTAACCGAAATATGAAAGACGGTTTGATCGTGGATCCTTCGAAAGTAAACGGTCCCTTGAATCAGTTTTTATTGGATCAGATAGCGAGTAGCCCCTTGATTCCGGATGCGGGGGACGGTTCCCTGAGACAAATGATCCGAGAATCGTATTTATTACAGAAAATACCCGCGCATTTATTTTGGTTCAGCATCGGATTTTCGCATAATTTTTAA
- a CDS encoding MBOAT family O-acyltransferase gives MLFPTLEFFVFFIFVFLVYWYLIPYFFGNDTKALSFTHFFLLVVSYYFYMSWDWRFGGLILLSTVIDFVLAAKIDSSRDQRTRFALITVSLVLNLVFILGFFKYYNFFADSINLFLGHFGVKNALPILHVILPVGISFYTFQSLSYTIDVYRRQILPEKSFLRFALFVSFFPQLVAGPIVTAKTFLPQLDTAKNLTEIRFRKAIRYFILGYIKKVVLSDNAAPIIEKIFGHPENYGTVALWLGATLFLIQIYCDFSGYTDMAYASALLLGYELPENFRMPFIARSVTEHWRRWHITLSTWLRDYVYISLGGNRAGAFRHRFNLWFTMFIAGFWHGAAWTFIIWGSCQGTILLLEALYGSLKEKYFRDFRILPDKILAPIQIILTCFVSVAVGTWFRAESFTKGWTMLKKMFIYTEGGLRPYMLKTGIPVILCVIAGQWLGYFIFEKKREWNPPVWFEFSSYPIIAVILALLTPDLELPFIYFQF, from the coding sequence TTGCTTTTTCCAACTTTAGAATTTTTCGTATTTTTTATCTTCGTATTCCTGGTTTATTGGTATTTGATTCCCTACTTTTTCGGAAACGATACGAAAGCTCTCTCTTTCACTCATTTTTTTTTGCTAGTCGTCAGCTATTATTTTTACATGAGTTGGGACTGGAGATTCGGCGGTTTGATATTACTTTCTACCGTGATCGATTTTGTTCTCGCCGCGAAGATCGATTCTTCTCGGGATCAAAGGACCAGATTCGCGCTGATCACAGTCAGTTTGGTTTTGAATCTCGTCTTTATATTGGGTTTTTTCAAATATTATAATTTCTTTGCGGACTCCATCAATTTATTTCTCGGGCATTTCGGAGTAAAAAATGCGCTTCCGATTTTACACGTTATTCTTCCCGTGGGAATCTCCTTTTATACGTTTCAATCTTTGAGTTACACGATCGACGTGTATCGAAGGCAAATTCTTCCCGAAAAAAGTTTTTTACGATTTGCATTGTTCGTTTCTTTTTTCCCTCAACTTGTAGCGGGGCCGATCGTGACGGCCAAAACCTTTTTACCTCAATTGGACACGGCTAAAAATTTAACGGAGATTCGATTTAGAAAGGCGATCCGTTATTTCATCCTGGGTTATATCAAGAAAGTTGTGCTTTCGGATAACGCGGCTCCGATCATCGAAAAAATCTTCGGTCATCCAGAAAACTACGGAACGGTCGCGCTTTGGTTAGGGGCTACTTTATTCCTCATACAAATTTACTGCGATTTCAGCGGTTATACGGATATGGCTTACGCATCCGCGTTGTTGTTAGGCTACGAGTTACCGGAGAATTTCCGAATGCCTTTTATTGCAAGAAGCGTTACGGAGCATTGGAGAAGATGGCATATCACTCTTTCCACTTGGCTTAGGGATTATGTGTATATTTCCTTGGGAGGAAATAGAGCGGGGGCTTTTCGCCATAGATTCAATCTTTGGTTTACGATGTTTATAGCCGGTTTTTGGCATGGGGCGGCTTGGACGTTTATCATCTGGGGAAGTTGTCAGGGGACGATTTTACTTTTGGAAGCTCTTTATGGAAGTTTAAAGGAAAAATATTTTCGAGATTTTCGGATACTTCCGGATAAAATATTGGCGCCTATTCAAATCATTCTTACCTGTTTCGTGTCGGTAGCCGTAGGAACTTGGTTTCGCGCCGAGTCGTTTACGAAAGGCTGGACCATGTTGAAAAAGATGTTCATTTACACGGAAGGAGGTTTGCGTCCTTATATGCTGAAGACTGGAATTCCGGTTATCCTTTGTGTGATTGCTGGTCAGTGGCTTGGTTATTTCATCTTCGAAAAAAAGAGGGAATGGAATCCGCCCGTATGGTTCGAGTTCTCGTCTTATCCGATCATCGCGGTGATTTTGGCACTTTTGACCCCGGATTTGGAACTGCCGTTTATCTATTTTCAATTTTAA
- a CDS encoding LIMLP_12425 family protein — translation MERLQSKFKIPLFLRKEDGDLLKIENSLVKTMSELRDKELRSINLSEEFSIRLKNQLKAIRPEPKKGWERIRENILANRGLQFSFSAVLITAIVFVTYNRIQSPDVPNLSERSGTIFEQSSTGDFQDIPSSGKFRSESDKVLLRQIPSTAEARKTIDSLRKYFSERGDLGIAEELDRILEQTQGNNP, via the coding sequence ATGGAACGTTTACAGTCAAAATTCAAAATTCCGCTTTTTCTTCGAAAGGAAGACGGAGATTTACTTAAGATTGAAAATTCGCTCGTGAAAACGATGTCCGAACTCAGGGACAAAGAGTTACGTAGTATTAACTTGAGCGAGGAGTTTTCGATCCGATTGAAAAATCAACTCAAAGCAATTCGGCCCGAGCCCAAAAAAGGATGGGAAAGAATCCGGGAAAACATCCTCGCCAATCGTGGTTTACAATTTTCCTTTTCAGCCGTTTTGATAACTGCAATCGTATTCGTAACTTATAATCGAATTCAAAGTCCCGACGTTCCCAATTTATCCGAAAGATCCGGTACCATATTCGAGCAATCTTCAACGGGAGATTTTCAGGACATTCCTTCTTCCGGTAAATTCCGATCCGAATCGGACAAAGTTCTTCTTAGGCAAATTCCTTCCACTGCGGAAGCCAGAAAAACGATCGATTCTCTCCGAAAATATTTTTCTGAAAGAGGAGATTTGGGAATTGCGGAAGAATTGGATCGAATTCTCGAACAAACCCAGGGAAATAATCCTTAA
- a CDS encoding PP2C family protein-serine/threonine phosphatase, protein MTWIKQFSKLKSGFLNPFTFFEREFNYSEAESWKDQTKIDQSFIRLAFLLHFMMYSTFAISEVRNSERGILYLGVIFLVNVMSLVLSFQEKFLSWVIHISNTVIIFFMMNLFHESFYRFQDLESLQIYNNYFLLISLIVIFQMFRLKKSSCLLTGMIAICLHIIFVSIKRIELGLEDFPSILFVPDVVYGLCIVIGTYSVIIVKRLISISSELDLEYKYIQQDLTVAKQVQENLFPGKLSIKGIRYEVMRITPNHIGGDFFDFVQLREGNTGIFLTDVAGHGIASALVASMVKIMVSTMPYILKVHPSRLMDYIDDSLNKQFHSYHASAIYMFLDFISREITFSNAGHPYLIRGSFTKEFHEVETEGAILGFGIKKPIAEQVKLPLVEQDRFFLYTDGLIENKNREGKLLGTEGLLEILNENRFEKDLGVFKANVQKAVENFFGNVALEDDTLFLIVEVE, encoded by the coding sequence ATGACCTGGATAAAACAATTCAGTAAGCTCAAATCCGGTTTTTTAAATCCTTTCACTTTTTTTGAAAGGGAATTCAATTACAGCGAAGCCGAATCCTGGAAGGATCAGACAAAAATCGATCAATCGTTTATACGACTCGCGTTCCTACTGCATTTTATGATGTATAGCACCTTTGCGATTTCGGAAGTTCGGAATTCGGAAAGAGGAATTCTATATTTGGGAGTTATCTTTCTCGTCAACGTGATGAGTTTGGTGCTTTCCTTTCAGGAAAAATTTCTCTCTTGGGTGATTCATATTTCAAATACCGTCATCATATTTTTCATGATGAATCTATTTCACGAATCGTTCTATAGATTTCAGGATTTGGAAAGTCTTCAGATATATAATAATTACTTTTTGCTAATATCTTTGATCGTAATATTCCAGATGTTCCGATTAAAAAAAAGTTCCTGTCTTTTGACCGGAATGATCGCGATTTGTCTTCATATTATTTTCGTTTCTATCAAGAGAATAGAGCTTGGGCTTGAGGATTTTCCAAGTATTCTTTTCGTGCCAGACGTGGTGTACGGACTTTGTATCGTGATCGGAACTTACTCCGTGATCATAGTGAAAAGATTGATTTCGATTTCATCCGAGCTCGATCTGGAATATAAATACATACAACAGGATCTCACGGTCGCAAAACAGGTTCAGGAAAATTTGTTCCCTGGAAAACTTAGCATCAAGGGGATTCGATACGAGGTGATGCGGATCACTCCCAATCATATCGGGGGGGATTTCTTCGATTTCGTGCAACTTCGGGAAGGAAATACGGGAATTTTTTTGACAGACGTAGCGGGACACGGGATCGCTTCGGCGCTTGTCGCCTCAATGGTGAAGATTATGGTTTCTACGATGCCTTACATTTTAAAAGTGCATCCTTCCCGTTTGATGGATTACATAGACGATTCCCTGAATAAACAATTTCATTCCTATCATGCGTCTGCGATTTATATGTTTTTGGATTTTATATCCAGGGAGATCACGTTTTCGAACGCGGGGCATCCATACTTGATCCGCGGATCTTTTACGAAGGAATTCCACGAAGTCGAAACGGAAGGCGCTATTCTCGGTTTCGGGATCAAAAAGCCGATCGCGGAACAGGTTAAACTTCCTCTCGTAGAACAGGATCGTTTCTTTTTATACACGGATGGATTGATAGAAAACAAAAATCGGGAAGGAAAACTTCTTGGAACGGAAGGCCTACTTGAAATATTGAATGAGAATCGATTTGAAAAAGATCTGGGCGTCTTTAAGGCGAACGTGCAAAAGGCGGTAGAAAACTTTTTCGGAAACGTTGCTCTGGAGGACGATACCCTCTTTCTCATCGTGGAAGTGGAGTAA
- a CDS encoding enoyl-CoA hydratase-related protein yields the protein MSEKLIEVTKEGQIAILTIRRPAALNALNREVLTQIGQEVDVLEKDKNIRVLIVTGEGKAFVAGADIAEMKDLNVSEGEEFSKLGNAVFQKLHQSRIVSIAAINGFSLGGGMELALACDIRVGSEKAKLGLPEVSLGLIPGFGGTQRLARLIGYARAIELVVTGDMITAEEGYRIGILNKLVKEGEDLLSFSKAIADSILKKGPQAIERVKRTIQQGLDVTLKDGISIEEKAFGACFDGGQSKEGMTAFLEKRPPRF from the coding sequence ATGAGTGAAAAATTAATCGAAGTAACTAAAGAAGGACAGATCGCGATTCTTACGATCCGAAGGCCTGCCGCATTGAATGCTCTCAATCGAGAAGTGTTGACTCAAATCGGTCAAGAAGTAGACGTTCTCGAAAAGGATAAAAATATCCGAGTGTTAATCGTAACCGGAGAGGGAAAGGCGTTTGTTGCCGGAGCCGATATCGCCGAGATGAAGGACCTAAACGTTTCCGAGGGAGAAGAATTTTCCAAGTTGGGAAATGCGGTATTCCAAAAATTGCATCAATCCAGAATCGTTTCGATCGCAGCGATCAATGGTTTTTCCCTCGGTGGGGGAATGGAACTTGCCCTTGCGTGCGATATACGAGTCGGATCGGAAAAGGCGAAGTTGGGATTGCCCGAGGTTTCCTTAGGATTGATTCCCGGTTTCGGAGGAACACAAAGACTTGCGAGATTGATCGGTTATGCACGTGCGATCGAACTCGTGGTTACCGGCGATATGATCACCGCCGAAGAGGGATATAGAATCGGGATTCTTAATAAACTTGTAAAAGAAGGAGAGGATCTATTATCTTTTTCTAAAGCGATTGCGGATTCCATTCTGAAAAAAGGACCTCAGGCGATCGAAAGAGTCAAAAGAACGATCCAACAGGGATTGGATGTTACTTTGAAAGACGGGATTTCCATCGAAGAAAAAGCGTTTGGCGCATGTTTTGACGGAGGACAATCCAAAGAGGGGATGACTGCATTTTTGGAAAAAAGGCCGCCTCGATTTTAG
- a CDS encoding DUF192 domain-containing protein, producing the protein MLAPKFKVLFTACPKIPVYFVRKIKLVTQCLASIGARRVLILSFIFGVSYNVSPRELERITIYVDEHPLLVEIANTPADRARGLMYRKSMGENEGMLFVFAKPEYLSFWMKNTRIPLSIAYFNQDRRITDVHDMKPNQTTELYHSSEKALYALEVNQGWFSKRKIGKYGVLKIPDRVRAVQ; encoded by the coding sequence ATGCTCGCACCCAAATTCAAAGTTTTATTTACAGCGTGCCCCAAAATCCCAGTTTACTTTGTCAGAAAGATCAAGCTGGTAACTCAATGTCTCGCTTCTATTGGCGCTCGACGGGTTCTGATACTCAGTTTTATTTTTGGAGTTTCATACAACGTTTCTCCTAGGGAACTCGAAAGAATTACGATTTATGTGGATGAGCATCCGCTTCTCGTAGAAATCGCAAATACGCCTGCGGACCGTGCCAGGGGTTTGATGTATCGAAAGTCTATGGGTGAAAATGAAGGAATGCTTTTTGTTTTCGCAAAACCGGAATATTTGAGTTTTTGGATGAAGAATACTCGGATCCCTTTAAGCATCGCGTATTTCAATCAGGATAGAAGAATCACGGATGTGCACGATATGAAGCCCAATCAAACGACCGAATTGTATCATTCAAGCGAAAAGGCTTTGTATGCTTTGGAAGTAAATCAGGGTTGGTTTTCTAAAAGAAAAATCGGCAAATACGGAGTGTTAAAAATTCCGGATCGAGTGAGAGCGGTTCAGTAA
- a CDS encoding methyl-accepting chemotaxis protein, which yields MSIRFRISLYFSLILMAGSLAITAISAITTYFKLSQDIKDSSTLVAFRYAFEIKDFFDKALGGLRGLEFQLSHARPTREETIETLKDLAQTDPNYFGAWSVFEPGKFDSKDSQYVNKQGYDITGRFIPYVNKSMGREKSLVLEAVIYYENQDRSGSFYNIPKKTGMDFIADPFAYPVSGKEVLMISVAKPVRRNGEFAGVVGMDIAMKNMQEMLAPIRPYQGEGYLSLISPGGFYAANGLQPELVGKEIQDPEWKKQVLEGSGKEEIQIYEKDQSIHFLYSFYIGNYNKKWILEVCVPDNVFWKDLSRIILETIAASLATMIIIVILLNLIFQKLITNGIDAAISFSEQISSGNLIVDNKYERNDEIGKLLLSLNRMKNNIKKIILEIKGSSESLNSTSDKMAESSKNFYDVAQVQASASEESSAAIEELASSAENVGRSMEKAIFHMKDIDGNVILLKEQIVKINEEMKSLSSLASESQQQAVTGESSMNQSTKAMDEIGDSTSRINEILSIITDISEKTNLLALNAAIEAARAGEAGKGFAVVAEEISKLASQTSNSVQEIGQLVESANRAVTNGTGKVKEASDILAKLRSSVDMFGVSAKNVLDSVNTQEKNTEKIHHSASSLMSFSLQIEEAVREQRHASDEIAKTILSISEGTQEIANGADDLTGFSKNMHTQSEGLLRFIDQFKI from the coding sequence ATGAGCATCAGGTTTCGAATATCGTTATATTTCTCCCTAATACTCATGGCGGGAAGCCTCGCAATCACCGCCATAAGTGCGATCACGACTTACTTTAAACTTTCTCAGGATATCAAAGATTCCTCCACCTTGGTCGCGTTTCGATACGCATTCGAAATTAAGGATTTTTTCGATAAAGCCTTAGGCGGATTAAGAGGACTCGAATTTCAACTTTCGCACGCAAGACCGACAAGAGAAGAAACCATCGAAACCTTAAAGGATCTCGCTCAAACGGATCCGAACTACTTCGGAGCCTGGTCCGTTTTTGAACCCGGAAAATTCGATTCCAAGGATTCTCAATACGTAAACAAACAAGGTTACGATATCACCGGAAGATTCATTCCTTACGTCAATAAGTCGATGGGACGCGAGAAATCTCTCGTATTGGAAGCGGTCATTTACTACGAAAATCAGGATAGGAGCGGATCTTTTTATAATATTCCGAAAAAAACAGGAATGGATTTTATCGCGGATCCTTTCGCTTATCCGGTATCCGGCAAAGAAGTCCTTATGATCTCCGTCGCCAAACCGGTACGCAGAAACGGAGAATTTGCGGGAGTCGTAGGCATGGACATCGCAATGAAGAACATGCAAGAAATGTTAGCTCCGATCCGTCCCTATCAGGGAGAAGGATATTTGAGCCTGATTTCTCCGGGAGGTTTTTACGCCGCAAACGGACTACAACCGGAACTCGTCGGAAAAGAGATTCAAGATCCTGAATGGAAAAAACAAGTTTTGGAAGGAAGCGGGAAAGAAGAGATCCAGATTTATGAAAAAGACCAGTCCATTCATTTTCTCTATTCTTTTTATATCGGAAATTACAATAAGAAATGGATCTTAGAGGTCTGCGTCCCCGACAACGTCTTTTGGAAGGATTTGTCAAGAATCATCCTGGAAACGATCGCCGCTTCCTTGGCCACAATGATCATCATCGTAATCCTATTGAATCTAATATTTCAAAAATTGATCACGAACGGGATCGACGCTGCAATTTCTTTCTCCGAACAAATTTCCTCCGGTAACTTGATCGTAGATAACAAATACGAACGTAACGACGAAATCGGAAAACTTCTTCTCTCTCTAAACCGAATGAAAAACAACATCAAGAAGATCATCCTCGAAATCAAAGGTTCTTCCGAATCCTTAAATTCCACTTCCGATAAAATGGCGGAATCATCCAAAAATTTTTATGACGTCGCACAGGTACAAGCTTCCGCGTCCGAAGAATCCTCGGCGGCAATCGAAGAATTGGCCTCTTCGGCCGAAAACGTGGGGCGATCGATGGAAAAGGCTATTTTCCACATGAAAGACATAGACGGAAACGTAATCCTTTTAAAAGAACAAATCGTAAAAATCAACGAAGAGATGAAATCTCTCTCCTCTCTAGCGAGCGAATCCCAACAACAGGCTGTCACCGGCGAAAGTTCCATGAATCAATCCACGAAGGCGATGGACGAAATCGGGGACAGCACCTCTCGGATCAACGAAATCCTTTCCATTATCACCGACATTTCCGAAAAGACCAACTTACTTGCGTTAAACGCCGCTATCGAAGCCGCGAGGGCGGGAGAGGCCGGAAAAGGATTTGCGGTTGTCGCGGAAGAAATTTCCAAACTCGCGTCTCAAACTTCCAACAGCGTTCAAGAAATCGGGCAACTCGTGGAATCCGCGAATCGTGCGGTAACCAACGGAACCGGCAAAGTAAAGGAAGCATCCGATATACTCGCCAAACTCAGAAGTTCGGTGGATATGTTCGGGGTTTCAGCAAAGAACGTTTTGGATTCTGTAAACACTCAGGAGAAAAATACGGAGAAAATCCATCACAGCGCAAGCTCGCTCATGAGTTTCAGTCTTCAAATCGAAGAAGCGGTGCGGGAACAAAGACATGCTTCGGACGAAATCGCAAAAACGATCCTCAGCATTTCCGAAGGAACCCAAG
- a CDS encoding DUF3332 domain-containing protein: MQQNKFRKTVVAILAPMIFLVSFANCFGKFAIVKKVYEVNDSFNIGSGLLAKLIKTLVMYFPFSILYGIGFFFDLILFNLIEFWSGSNPVGYNEYDENGKYVKTYEENGEKLLLSYSDFGKRLDIQLEKEGDYQNLIVFRAEPGKFFAQKNGKLEEVVISSETIGSKTILKMAEQGKLKSSRVVDTKTLTDLEAKLVSESL, translated from the coding sequence ATGCAACAAAACAAATTTCGTAAAACGGTCGTAGCGATTCTTGCACCGATGATTTTTCTCGTTTCTTTTGCAAACTGTTTCGGTAAGTTTGCAATCGTTAAAAAAGTGTACGAAGTAAACGACAGTTTTAATATCGGCAGTGGCTTATTGGCGAAGCTCATTAAGACTCTCGTAATGTATTTTCCTTTCAGTATTCTTTATGGGATCGGATTTTTCTTCGATTTAATTCTCTTTAACCTAATCGAATTCTGGTCAGGAAGCAACCCGGTGGGCTATAACGAATACGACGAAAACGGAAAATACGTTAAGACCTACGAGGAAAACGGAGAAAAACTTTTATTGAGTTATTCCGATTTTGGGAAAAGATTGGATATCCAACTCGAAAAAGAAGGAGATTATCAAAACCTGATCGTTTTTCGCGCCGAACCCGGAAAATTTTTCGCGCAAAAAAACGGCAAATTAGAAGAGGTCGTAATTTCTTCCGAAACCATTGGATCTAAAACGATCCTGAAAATGGCGGAACAAGGCAAACTGAAGTCCAGCAGAGTAGTCGATACAAAAACGTTAACCGACCTGGAAGCGAAACTAGTTTCCGAATCTCTTTAA
- a CDS encoding RNA polymerase sigma factor, producing the protein MDSSSTKIERKQIIPKKPTLREIEIGLLRKIKEGDDEAYIQLVNPFRERLYRKAVSMVKDGDDAEDIVQDALISGYRSIRNFRADSGVYTWLYRIVVNKSKDMLAKRKRAKENSMDDKEYQVTDDRVGFEKKVELSDESNYLISKINDLEDLYKEVIELRYFEEMSYAQIAEVLGTNVGTVKSRLFKAKEFLKHLILQDGKGEGYFR; encoded by the coding sequence ATGGATTCATCTTCTACAAAGATAGAGCGGAAACAAATCATTCCTAAAAAACCGACCTTAAGAGAGATTGAAATCGGTCTTCTCAGAAAGATCAAAGAAGGGGACGACGAGGCTTATATTCAACTCGTCAATCCGTTTCGGGAGAGGCTCTATCGCAAAGCGGTTTCGATGGTGAAGGATGGAGACGATGCGGAGGATATCGTTCAAGACGCGCTCATCTCCGGATATAGATCGATTCGTAACTTTCGTGCGGATTCTGGAGTTTACACCTGGCTTTATCGAATCGTAGTCAATAAATCCAAGGACATGTTAGCGAAACGGAAACGAGCTAAAGAGAATTCTATGGATGATAAGGAATACCAGGTAACGGATGATCGGGTAGGATTCGAAAAAAAAGTTGAACTTAGTGATGAGTCCAACTATCTAATTAGCAAAATCAACGACTTGGAAGATCTCTATAAAGAGGTGATTGAACTTAGATACTTCGAGGAAATGTCTTACGCGCAGATCGCCGAAGTTCTGGGAACCAACGTGGGAACCGTAAAGAGTAGGCTCTTTAAGGCGAAAGAATTCCTGAAACATTTGATCTTACAAGACGGCAAGGGTGAAGGATACTTTAGGTAA